CGACCGACCAGCCGGCCACGCCGCCGGCAAAGGTCGCGGCGCCGCGCCAGACCGTCGCGCCATCGGGCAGGCTCACGAGCGCCAGTTCCCGCCAGCTCGTTTTCTCCGGCGCGTCGATCAGCAGCACCTTCGCATCGTCCGGCGCGTAGCCGATGTGGTTGAAGAGGATTTTCATACAAATCCGGAGCTTCAGCAAGACTGGGCCAGCATCCCCACGCCGCAGGCTGCTGCGACTTTTATGCTTTTTGTGACCATGCCCCTCATCAATTTTTCCCGGGCAACGAGGCGAGCACGAGGAACAGCACGGCGTCGGCCTGCGCGGTGATCGTCGCCTCCTGACACATGAAATCGGTCTCGTTGTCGAAGAAGACGCCGGCCGGCGTGTTGAAGCGGTGGAAAGGATCGCTCGGCGAAATCTTGAACCATTTGCTCAGCTCGTCGTGCAGCTTGCGTCCGCCGGGCCCCTCGGAAAGCGCGCCGGTGGGGAACACTTTCAGCATCCGGTAAACCGGACTGTAGAGCTGGCGCACGGTGTTGGGGAGCTGCTCATCGAAGAGGAAGGACACGCCCCAGTTGTTGCGGCCGAAGGTGTAGTCCACGATGCCCCAGTAGAGCGCATCCAGCTCCGGAGCCGGTCCGTGCGTGCGGGCGGTTTCGCGCGCGGCGTTGGCGATGCCGACCCAGCGCGCGAGGCTGCCCCACACGTAGCGGCTCGGCAGGCCCCAGGGCGCACCGCGCTCGCGGACGTGCTGCACGTAGCCGGCCATTTCGTCACGCAGGCGCTGCTTCGCCGCCGCGTCGTGCGGGGCGAGCGCGGCGTTGGCCAGCCAGTTCCAGTCGCCCCAGCCCACTTCCTTGGCGGCGGGCGGCGCATAGGCTTTCGCCTGCTCCAGGTAGGTCTCGTCGTCGGTCAGGGCAAACAGCTCCATGGCGGCGACGGCCATCTGGTCCGTGGGATCGGGGTCGCGGTAGAAATCGTTCACCTTGTCGCGCTCGAAGGCCGTGGGCACGGTGTCGGCTTCGCGGGCGCGGGTATAGATTTTTCGCGCCATCACGCTGTAGCGCGCCATGTCGTCCGCGCGACCGAGCTCCCCGAAGGTCCGCGCGCCGAGGGCGAGGGCGGCGGCGGTGGCACCCATGTGGACGCGCGACAACGCGCAGAGCGCGGGGCGCCGGCCGTCGAGTTTGTCCTGGTGCGGCAGGCGCAGGCCCTGGCTGTGGTCCTCGGCGTTGGCGACCTGGATGATGAAGGTGTCACGGTCGGGATGGACCTTCATGAGGAACTCCAGCCCGTGCCGCGCCTCGTCGAGCACGTCGGGCAAGCCGGAGCCACCGGGGGCCTTGGCGAAAAGTTCCGGTTTCAGCCGGTAGGCCAGCAGCAGATGGTAGGCGGTCGCGGCCTGGTTGAGGGTGAACTTGATGTAGTCGCCGGCGTCATACCAGCCACCGAGCGCGTCCACGGTGCGCGCCGGCTCCGCCGGTTTCCATTGGCCGTTCGCCGGATCGCCGTCGGGCACGAAGACCGGTGCGTCGGCGTCGCCGGGATGCGACAGCGGCCGCAATCCCGTGTCCGGCGAACCCGAGCGCGCGCGCCGCAGATGCAGCAGCGGCAGCGAGACCATCCGCTCGTAGGGCGCAGCCGCGATGCGGAACGTCGCCGGCGCCGCCCCGGCCGTGATAAACGTGTAGTCCCCGGCCTCGCGCAGCGCGCTGAAATCCGCGGTGTGGTTGTAGGCAAAGGGCGTATGATCACCCGCGCCGGTCGTGCTGGGGCCAAAGGTCCCGTGTCGCACCGTCGCACCCGCGCGCGTGACCGTCCACGCCTGCCCGGCGAGGTCGGCGTCGCTCAACGCCAACAACACCTTGGGCTGACCGGGCGCATAGCCGGCCTGGTTCCAGCGCAGGAAAAGCTCCGCGTGCAACGGCGCAGCCAGCGCCAGCAAGGCGAGGATCAGGAGGTTGAGGTGACGCCCCATGAGGCGGCCACGTTGGGCACGGCACCGCGTATCCGCAAGCCCGCGCGCACAGATTACCTGAACAATTTCACGCCGGGCATCCGGCCGCCGCCGAGGGGCCGCCATCTCCCCCCTTGACGCGGCTTTCCCGCAATCGTTTCATCAGCGCCGCATGTGCGCCAAAGCCTCCACTCCCGTCAAATACAAGCGCGTCGTCCTGAAGCTCAGCGGCGAGGTCCTCCGCGGCAAGGGCAGCGAGACCATTGACGCCGCCATCCTCGAGCGGATGTGCGAACAGGTGAAGGAAATCCATGACCTCGGCGTGCAGGTGTGCGTGGTGATCGGCGGCGGCAACATCTTCCGCGGCCTCCAGGGCGCCAAGCGCGGCGTGGACCGCACCACCGGCGACTACATGGGCATGCTCGCCACCGTCATCAACGGCCTCGCGATCATGGACTGCCTTGAAAAGATGGGCGTGAAAACCCGCGTGCAGTCGGCCATTCCGATGAACCAGATCGCCGAGCCCTTCATCATGCGCCGCGCCATGCGCCACCTCGAGAAGGGCCGCGTCGTCATCTTCGTCGCCGGCACGGGCAACCCGTATTTCTCCACCGACACCACCGCCGCCCTCCGCGCCTCCGAACTCCACGCCGACATCATCATGAAGGCCACCAAGGTGGACGGCATCTACGACAAGGACCCGAAGAAGCACGCCGACGCCGTCAAATACGAGGAGCTCACCTTCATCGACGCCCTCAAGCAGCGCCTCAACGTCATGGACTCGACGGCGTTCTCCCTCTGCCTCGACAACAACGTCCCGATTCTCGTCTTCAACCTCGACGACGAACACGCCATCCGCAAGGCCGTCGCCGGCGACAAGATCGGCACCCTGGTTCACGGGTGACCCGTGAACCGTTGAAGTTTAAATTGGCAGTTTAAGTTTACCCCGCCCAGAACCCTGACCCTATCTCCCATGAGCAACGCGACTCTCTCCGACGCCCAGGCCCGCATGAAGAAAGCCGTGGACCACACCCTCCACGAGTTTTCCACCATCCACACCGGCAAGGCCTCCCCCGCCATGGTCGAGTCCGTGCAGGTCGAGGCCTACGGCTCGATGATGCCCCTCAAGGGCTGCGCCGCCATCACCACGCCCGATGCGCGCATGATCCAGATCCAGCCCTGGGACAAGGGCCTGATCCGCGCCATCGAGAAGGCGCTCCAGATGGCCAATATCGGCGTGAACCCCGTCGTGGACGGCAGCGTCGTGCGCCTGCCCTTCCCCGAACTCTCGCGCGAGCGCCGCCAGGAATTCGTGAAGACCGCCCACCGCCTCGCCGAGGAGGGCCGCGTCGCGGTCCGCCACGTCCGTCGTGACGCGATGGAAGCCGCCAAGAAGCTCAAGAAGGACGGCAAGATTTCCGAGGACGACGAGAAGCGCCTCGAGAAGGACGTCCAGACCGCGACCGACAAGGCCATCAAGGACATCGACTCGCATCTCGCGCACAAGGAGAAGGACCTGCTGACCGTCTGACCGCAGCGGTCCGAGGAAGGAGCCAGGCTCAAGTCTCAAGAAGGGCGGGATGCTGATCCCGCCCTTCTTTATTGGCGGACCGCCATCTCCAGGGCGACGCAACACGCGCACGGCTCTTCGCAACCCGTGCGCGGCGCGGACTTGCGCCTTCTGGCATGCTCAAGGAGTCGCCGGAGAATTCCAGCGCCCCCACCCCGCCCCAGTCATGAGCCACCCCAAGTATCTCTATGTCTCGCTGATGCCGGAGTCGCTGGTCGCCTCGCATCTCGCCCCGGAGGAATTCGGCGCCTACGTCGCCACCGGCTCCAAGAAACGAGCCCGCGGCCAGGCGATTTTTTTCAAGCTCACCGACGCCCACGCCGGCGGCCTGCTCACCCCTGACCATGTGCGGCGCATGGACGAGCGCCACCCGCGCCGCTCGCTCTACCTCTCCATCTACCGCGTGCTCGAGCGCACGCCGATCGAGGCCTTCGAGTCAGCGCACCTCACGACCGACGACGGCCGCGTGCTCACGCTGAAACCCGCGCCCTACGTGCCCGCGGCCGGCCCGCGCTTCCACCTTTACCAGGAATTCTGCCCGGTCACCCCGCGCGTCGTCAGTTCGCTCGAGCCGCGGGAGTTTGCCGCGCGCATCACCGATCCGGCCGAGCCCGTCTCGCTGCCCGCCCTCGTCTTCGCCGAGCTGCAACTCGGCCGCCTGGGTGACGACCCCGAGGCCGCCGACACCAACAACCTGCCCTACCCCAACCTCGAGCACCTGCGCGACTGCCTGCGCGAACTCCGGCTCAAGCACGGCAAGCCCACCAAGACCGTCATCCGCTACCTGCAGCAGGACGTGCTTTTCCGCACGCTGACCGGCGGCCTGTGCCTCGCCGCCGCCGGCGGTCAGTTCGCGTGGTTCCCGATGCCCGCGCAGGAGGAACTGGAAATCCACCACTTCCCCTGGTGGCGCTCCGCTCTGCGCTCCTTCGGTGCCTGAATCTTCCCAACCCTCCCCCCATGCGCGCGCTGTTCAACCAACTGTTTCGCCAACGCCGGTTCGCGAACTCCACCCTGTTCCTGCTCGCGGCCGGATTCCTGGCTGCGGCCCTTGCCGGTCCGCTCTGCGGGCAGTCCGGTGAGGCCGCCGCAACGGCCGGGCCGGCGGAGCCCGGGTTCCGGATGTTTGGCCTCTTCACCGATCCGCGCTACAGCCGGCTGGAGATCATCTCGCTGATCGTCGTGCTGGTGATCGCCATCGCCGGCCTGCTCTACGCATGGATGCTGGCCAAGCAGGTGAACGCCGCCGACCAGGGCACGCCGCGCATGCAGGCCATCGCCGCCGCCGTGCGCGAGGGCGCCAACGCCTACCTCGCCGCCCAGTTCCGCAAGATCGGGCCGCTCATCATCCTCATCACCCTGGTGCTCTACTTCACGACCCCGAGCGACGAGACCGCCTTCAAGCTCGGCCGCGCCGGCGCGTTCCTCATCGGCTCGCTCTTCAGCTGGGCCGTGGGCTTCGTGGGCATGCGCCTCGCGACCATCGGCAACCTCCGCGTCGCCGCCGCCGCCCGCCGCTCCTACGGCGAGGCCATGCAGCTGGGCTACCGCACCGGCACGGTCACCGGCATGCTCACCGACGGCCTCGGCCTCCTCGGCGGCACGCTCATCTTCCTCGCCTACGGCGAACAGGCCTACGAGGCCCTCCTCGGCTTCGGCTTTGGCGGCACCCTCCTCGCGCTCTTCATGCGCGTGGGCGGCGGCATCTACACCAAGGCCGCCGACGTCGGCGCCGACCTCGTGGGCAAGATCGAGAAAAACATCCCCGAGGACGACCCGCGCAACGCCGCCACCATCGCGGACAACGTCGGCGACAACGTCGGCGACTGCGCCGGCATGGCCGCGGACATCTTCGAGTCCTACGAGGTCACCATCGTGGCGGCCATGATCCTCGGCCTCGCGACCTTCGGCCACAAGGGCGTCATCTTCCCGCTCCTCGTCCGCGGCATCGGCGTGCTCGGATCCATCATCTCCACCTACACGGTGAAGGCCGGCCCCAGGGACACCTCCGACACGGCGCTGAAATCCGTGCACAACGGTTTCTGGATCGGCTCGATCATCTCCGTCGTGGGCTTCTTCATCCTCGGCGCGTTCTATCTGAAATTCGACGCCGCCTACCTTGCAGCCAACCCCATGGCCCGCGCCGGCTTCCCGGGCGGCGACCCGCAGGCGCTGCCGCTCTGGGCCACCTTCGGCCTTGGCGACACCGACCTGCGCCCCGTGCTCACCTGCTTCATCGGCGTAATGCTCGCCATCGCGCTGAACAAGGTCACGAGCTACTTCACCCACACGACCCACGCGCCGGTCAAGGGCCTGGCCAAGAGCTGCCAGACCGGCCACGCGACCAACATCATCCAGGGTTTCGCCGTCGGCTACGAGAGCACCGTCGCCACCGTGCTGGTCATCGCCGGCGCCATCCTTCTCTCCTACCTCTGCTACATCGGCACGCCGCCGCTCTTCGTTGCCTATGGCGTGGCCATGACCGGCATCGGCATGCTCACGCTCACCGGCAACACGATCTCGATGGACGTGTTCGGGCCGGTCGCGGACAACGCCAACGGCATCGGCGAGATGGGCTACGACCCCGAGGCGATGGAGAAGGCCGAAAAAGGCTCCTACCGCCGCGCCCGCCAGATCCTCGCCGACCTCGACGCCGTGGGCAACACCACCAAGGCCGAGACCAAGGGCATCGCGATCGGCTCCGCCGTCATCGCCGCGGTGTCGCTGTTCTCGTCGTTTATCGCCGTCATCGCCGTCGGCAGCGAGGACAAGATCTCGCAGCTCACGACCGAACAATACCTCGCCGAGGCCGGCAAACTCACCGTCGCGCACCCGATGGTGTTCATCGGCTTCCTCATCGGCGGCGCCGTGCCGTTCCTCTTCAGCTCGATGCTTATCCGCGCCGTGGGCCGCGCCGCCTTCCTCATCGTGAAGGAGTGCCGCGCCCAGTTCCGCGACCAGGCCATCTGGGCGGGCACCAAGAAGCCCGACTACGGCCGCGTCGTGGACATCTGCACCTCGACGGCGCAGAAGGAGCTCGTCGGTCCCGGCTTCCTTGCGATCCTCACCCCGCTGCTCGTCGGCTTCCTCCTCGGCACGCAGGCGCTCGGCGGCTTCCTCGCCGGCATGATCCTGACGGGCCAGCTGCTCGCCGTCTTTATGGCCAACGCCGGCGGCGCGTGGGACAACGCCAAGAAGTTTATCGAGGACGGCAACTACGGCGGCAAGGGCTCGGAGGCCCACAAGGCCGCCGTGACCGGCGACACCGTGGGCGACCCGCTCAAGGACACCGCCGGCCCGGCGATCAATCCTCTCATCAAGGTGATGAACATGGTCAGCCTCATCACGCTCGGCCTGGTCATGAAGTTCAACGTCATCGATCCATCCGCCGGCCCCGGCGGCCGGGTCGTCGGCGTGCTTGTCGTGGTGGCCTGCATCGCGGCGATCGCGTGGTCCATCTGGCAGAGCAAGCGCGAGACGAAGGAGATGAAGGAAATGGAACAACAGTTCGGCTGAGCCGCGGGCTGGCCGGTCTCCACCCCGGCCAGCCATGGACCACCTTCTCGCTGCTGTGAGCGGGAGGGCCCTCGTCCCGACGGGCCGGCAGGTGGAGCCCGCGCTCCGCGCGGGCTTGCTGCCAGTAGCCGCCTGGGAGCGCAGTCCCTCGACAGGCTCGGGACCCCTTCGGCGGCTGCTCAGGGCCTGAGCTTGTCGAACGGCTTGAGCTTGTCGAAACGGCGACAAGGTGGTCCGTCCATATCCACGGTCCGCCGGGACGCGGAGCCTCCGCCCAAAGCCGGTGGGTGCGGAGACCGACCCTCCACGCCGCCTTACTTTCCGCGGATCGCCGCCAGGACCAGTGCACCGATGGCCTCGGCCTTCGTCTGGCCGGGGATGTGCTTGGCGAACTCGATCGAGAACTTCGGCCGGTTCGAGAGTTGGGCGACGAACTCGGGCGGCAGCGGCTTGCCGGTCTCCTTCGCCTTCGCCTCGGCCTTCTCGCGGATCTTGCGCACGAGGAACGGCTCCTCCGCCCCGGGTTCGCCCGGGGCCGCCGGCGCGCCCTCCAGCTTCAGGCGCAGATACTGGTTCTCGCCCGACGACATGGATTTGTCGTGGCGCACCGCCACGACCTCGGCCCGTGCCACCCGCTCGACCTTCGTGCCCCAGGGCCGGCGCTTCGTCACGACCACGTCCGCGGCCTCGATCCGCACTTCGTAGGCGTCGAACCACACGCTGCCGGCGAAGAGCGCAATGATCGCGCCAAAGAACAGCGTGATACCCCACACCGGCGCCGGGATGCGCTGCGTCCAGAACCACGCGAGCAACGCGACGATCCCGAGGAAGAGCACCGCGGTCGTGAGCTTCGTCCCGGGCAGATGGCCGGAGCTGAAGTGAAACGTGTCGCCCTCGCGGCGCACGCCGCAGGCGGCCAGCGCGGCGCCGTCGAGCGCCACGGGCGTGTATTCCTCCAACACGGGCGCGCCGGCCGCCGGGGGCGGCGCGGGCGCGCCGGTCGCGAAGACCGGCACCTTGAAACCGGTCGCAAAATCCACGCCCGCGGTCGCAGCCGAAGCGGCCAGGCGCCAGATGATCTCGTTGTTGCGGTCGCGATCGTCCGTTGGCGGCTGGCCGGCCGGAATGTAGAAAAGCACCGGGATGCTGGTGCCGCGCGCCGCGGCCATCCACTTGTCGCGGGCGATGAGCTCCTCGCGCTCCCAGAGGACGTTCTCGCGCACGCTCCGGTTCTTCCCGCTGCCGCGCACCTCGCGGCGGATGCACTTCAGCGTGAGCCGGGCATCGGCCTCGGGAATCACCCGCGCCGGCACCTCGATCACGCCGCCGAGGTAGCCGCCGATCACGCCGGGCAGCGACGAGGGCACGAAGCGTGCGCGGCCGTATTTGCGCGCGCGCATGGTCTGGTAGATGGCCACCCACAGGAGCAGCAGGCCGACCGCCGGAAACAGCAGCACAAAGTATTCGCCGGGCTTGCCGATGCCCTTGGTGAGCATGGCGGCGGTCGCGGTCCAGCTGATCAGATTCCAGACCAGGGCGAAGAACCAGATCACCACCGTGCCCGCTTCCGCATCGGCCTCGATGGCGGGCCCCGCCCACTCCTGCTTCCATTTCCACGGCTGGTCCGGGAACTGCGCCTTGCGTTCCGTCGTCGCGGCGATCTCCCGCGAATACCGCCGCGCCAGCCGCCACATGAAGAACGCGCCCACGACCATCAGGAGGCCGAGGATCGCCGGCACCAGCACCTCCGGCACCGGCCGGTGGCCGAACCGTCGCAGCTGGGTCGCCGCCAGGCTGAGCAGGCCGCCACCGCCCAGCAGCAGCACGGCAAACATCACGTAGCCACAACCCCGGTTCTGCGTGCGGTCATCTGCCATGCCGAGAAGCCAAACCGCTTGCCGCGTCTCCGTCGAAACGATTCTGGTTACACGGCCCCAGGAAAATTGCAGCGACTGGGCCGGATTTTCCGCCGTGTGTTCCGCCGGGTTTTCCCTTTACTCCCGCCCATGCCCGACGAACCCGATCCGCCCCGCAAGGTTTACGGCTTCAAGGAACGCGACTTCAAACGCGACAACGCGCCCGCGACCGGCGGCGAGGCGATGCCGACGGCCAAGGACCTCGCGAAACTTGCCGGCCATCACCACAACCCCGGCCAGCGCACCGGCCGGGCCAAGGCGGATGACCCGAATGACGTTTACAAGGTGCTGGAACAGAACCGGCAGGCCGCGGACGAACACGGTCTGAACGAGGTGGAGATCAAGAAGGTGAAGTCGCGCCGGAAGCGCGATTTCTGGCTGATCCTCGTCGGCGGCAACCTCGCCATCATCGGCGGAGTCTATTTCAGCGGCATCAGCGTGATCACCCTGGTGTTCGGCCTGGCCGGGCTCGTCATCTTCAGCCTCGGGCTCAGCTGGATCATGTGGCAGGTGATGGACAAGTATTGAGACACCCGCTCCGGTCTTCCTCTGGATTCTTCGCCACACTCAGAGTGGCAGATTAGTAAACGTCATCCCAAACGTGTCATGCTGAGCGCAGCGAAGAATCCAGAGAGCGAATCCACGCCCGCCTCTACCCCTCAATGCTCCAGCGGACGCAGCACGAGGCGGTAACCCATGTAGTCGAGCGCACGGCCGGAGGCCTGCACCTCAATGCGGGAGGCGGAGCGGCAGTGGACGGCACCGACCTTGAAGTGGCCGCCGCGCAGCACGACATCGCGAGGATTCTTGGCGTTGTAAGTCCATTCGGCGACGTTGCCATGCATGTCATAGAGCCCCCAGGCGTTGGCCTTGAGCTTGCCGACCGGCGAAGGCGCAGTGAGGCCGGCCCCGCGCATGTAGTGGGCGAGCCCGGCGAGACCGGGATCATCGTTGGCCGAGAAATTGCGCCCGTCGTTGAAGCTGGTGGCCGTGCCGGCCCGGCAGGCGTATTCCCACTCGATCTCGGTCGGGAGGTCGGCAACGTATTCCAGTTTCTGCTGCTTGAGCAGGGCGTTGAGCTTTTCCAGCGAGCCGCCACCGCCGGTGATGTCGCGCCAGGCGATCTGCTCGACCGGACGGGTGACGTCGCCGAGCGCGCGGCTGCTGCTCGGGTTGCGGCCGACGAGCGCCTGGTGCTGCTGCTGGGTCGTCTCGTATTCGGCGAGATAGAAGCCGGCGGTGATCTCCGCGTGGGTGGAAGGGAGGTCGGAGCGCTGCAAGCCGGGCTCGCCGGTCTTGCTGCCGTAGCTGAAGGAGCCGGGCGGGATCCACTTGAACTTCACCAGCACGCCGCCGCCGAAATCCACAACCACCTCGGGCGGGGGCGGAATTTTTTCCATCGCGAGGGGCACCGACTGCGTGGACTGCTGGATTTCCACCTCCTGGGCAAAGTCCTTGTAGCGCGGGGCCGTGGCCGTGACGGTGAGGCGACCGGGCCGCAGCTCAAACGTGGCCGCGCCGGATGCATCCACGGCGAGGGTGTCGTTGTTCACGCTGATCTTGGCGTTGGCGGGCAGGCCGGTGAAGCGCACCGGATGCGGCGGCACGAGTTCAAGGGGCACGGTGTCCTCGGCGGCCTCCGGGTCGAGGCCGACCTCGCCTTCCCAGTCGAGGTAACCCGTGGCCCGGACCTTGATGGCAAATGTTCCGACCGGCCCCTCGATGACCACACGGCCACTGGCGTTGGCGGTCTGGGTGCGCGTGCGATAAATCACCTGGGCGCCGGCGGGCAGACCGGTGAGCGCGAGCTTGCGGGACTGCGGAGCAGTCGGCGCTTGCGGGGTCGCCTGAATAGGCCCGGCCGGCGTCGGCGCGGTCGCGGCGGGCTCGGACTTGGCCACCGCCTGGATTGGGGTCGCCACGAGCGGGGCCGGCTCCGACGTGCCCAGAAACTTCCACGCGGCGAAGCCGCCCACCGCCACGAGCACGGCGGCGATGACCGGCACGAGCGGCCCGCTCTTGCGGACGGGTTTGCCGGAAATGAGTTGCAGCGCCTCGAGCGCGGCGGCGGCCGTCTGATAGCGGTTGGCCGGGTCCTCCGCGAGACAGGTGGCCATGAACTTGTCCCACTTCGGGTCGAGGCCGGGCACGAGCCGAGAGGCCGCCTGCGCCAGACCGTGCGGCTTCTTCCCGGTCAGCAGGTAATAGGTCATGATGCCGACCGCGTAGATGTCGGAACGCGCGTCGGACGGCCGCATGTTGCGCGCCTCGGGCGACATGAAGTCGATCGTGCCGACGATGGCGCCGGTCGTGGACACGCTGTCCCCCTGGAAGGGCGAGGCCGTGCCGCCGGCCTTCTTGTATTCCTCCTCGGCGGCGACACGCGCCAGGCCGAAGTCGGAAATCTTCGCCTCGCCGGTCTTCTCCATCAGCACGTTGGCGGGCTTGAGGTCGCGGTGGATGATGCCGGCCTTGTGCGCATGCGAGAGACCCTGGAGAATCTGGCCCATGATGCGGGCGACATCGGCGGCGGGCGCGCCCTTTTCCTTGGCCGCATGAAGCTTGAACCAGTCCTCGAGCGAGCCGCCGTCCACATACTCGAGCACGAGGTAGAGTTTCCCCTGGCTCTCGCCGAAGTCGGTGACGTTCACCACATGCGGGTCCTTGAGGCGGGCCACCATCTCGGCCTCGCGCTTGAAGCGCGACACGAACGACGCCTCCTGCGCGAGCTTCGCCGGCAGCACCTTGATCGCGAACTTCTTCTTCAGCGCGATGTGCTGGGCGAGATAAACCACGCCCATGCCGCCCGCGCCGAGCACTTTCTCGATCTTGTATTGGCCCACCACATCGCCGGCGTTGAATACTTCGCTCGGCACGGCGGCCTGGCTGCGCGGGGTGAACACGGTCCTTTCAATCGGCTCGTCCATGGTGGGGGCAAAGCATACAACGCGCCCGGCGGGATTTTATCCAGTCAGAAACCAATCCCGGTGTTGACCCTGCTCCGACGGAAGGGCTTAAGTCTGGGCACTATGACGCGCTCCTACGTCCGCTGTGTCCTGGTCCTGGCGGGGATCCTGTTCAGCCACCTGACGGTCTCGGCCGTCGAATTCTGGGTCCGCAGCACCCCCGACGGCGCCATGGTGACCATCGAGGGCAAGTCCCTGCCGGCGCCCGCCAAGTTCGACCTCAAGCGCCGCGACGAGCCCTACACCATCGTCGTGCAGAAATCCGGCTTCCAGACGGAGACCGCCTCCTACTCGACCAAACAGAAGCTCAAGGAGATCACGGTCGCACTTTCCCCGCTCACCCTCGACCGCGAGGTGTCCATCAAGTCCAACGTGGAGGGCGCCACCGTCACCATCGACGGCAAGGCCGC
The DNA window shown above is from Oleiharenicola lentus and carries:
- a CDS encoding sodium-translocating pyrophosphatase, encoding MRALFNQLFRQRRFANSTLFLLAAGFLAAALAGPLCGQSGEAAATAGPAEPGFRMFGLFTDPRYSRLEIISLIVVLVIAIAGLLYAWMLAKQVNAADQGTPRMQAIAAAVREGANAYLAAQFRKIGPLIILITLVLYFTTPSDETAFKLGRAGAFLIGSLFSWAVGFVGMRLATIGNLRVAAAARRSYGEAMQLGYRTGTVTGMLTDGLGLLGGTLIFLAYGEQAYEALLGFGFGGTLLALFMRVGGGIYTKAADVGADLVGKIEKNIPEDDPRNAATIADNVGDNVGDCAGMAADIFESYEVTIVAAMILGLATFGHKGVIFPLLVRGIGVLGSIISTYTVKAGPRDTSDTALKSVHNGFWIGSIISVVGFFILGAFYLKFDAAYLAANPMARAGFPGGDPQALPLWATFGLGDTDLRPVLTCFIGVMLAIALNKVTSYFTHTTHAPVKGLAKSCQTGHATNIIQGFAVGYESTVATVLVIAGAILLSYLCYIGTPPLFVAYGVAMTGIGMLTLTGNTISMDVFGPVADNANGIGEMGYDPEAMEKAEKGSYRRARQILADLDAVGNTTKAETKGIAIGSAVIAAVSLFSSFIAVIAVGSEDKISQLTTEQYLAEAGKLTVAHPMVFIGFLIGGAVPFLFSSMLIRAVGRAAFLIVKECRAQFRDQAIWAGTKKPDYGRVVDICTSTAQKELVGPGFLAILTPLLVGFLLGTQALGGFLAGMILTGQLLAVFMANAGGAWDNAKKFIEDGNYGGKGSEAHKAAVTGDTVGDPLKDTAGPAINPLIKVMNMVSLITLGLVMKFNVIDPSAGPGGRVVGVLVVVACIAAIAWSIWQSKRETKEMKEMEQQFG
- the pyrH gene encoding UMP kinase, with translation MCAKASTPVKYKRVVLKLSGEVLRGKGSETIDAAILERMCEQVKEIHDLGVQVCVVIGGGNIFRGLQGAKRGVDRTTGDYMGMLATVINGLAIMDCLEKMGVKTRVQSAIPMNQIAEPFIMRRAMRHLEKGRVVIFVAGTGNPYFSTDTTAALRASELHADIIMKATKVDGIYDKDPKKHADAVKYEELTFIDALKQRLNVMDSTAFSLCLDNNVPILVFNLDDEHAIRKAVAGDKIGTLVHG
- the frr gene encoding ribosome recycling factor, which gives rise to MSNATLSDAQARMKKAVDHTLHEFSTIHTGKASPAMVESVQVEAYGSMMPLKGCAAITTPDARMIQIQPWDKGLIRAIEKALQMANIGVNPVVDGSVVRLPFPELSRERRQEFVKTAHRLAEEGRVAVRHVRRDAMEAAKKLKKDGKISEDDEKRLEKDVQTATDKAIKDIDSHLAHKEKDLLTV
- a CDS encoding glycoside hydrolase family 9 protein; amino-acid sequence: MGRHLNLLILALLALAAPLHAELFLRWNQAGYAPGQPKVLLALSDADLAGQAWTVTRAGATVRHGTFGPSTTGAGDHTPFAYNHTADFSALREAGDYTFITAGAAPATFRIAAAPYERMVSLPLLHLRRARSGSPDTGLRPLSHPGDADAPVFVPDGDPANGQWKPAEPARTVDALGGWYDAGDYIKFTLNQAATAYHLLLAYRLKPELFAKAPGGSGLPDVLDEARHGLEFLMKVHPDRDTFIIQVANAEDHSQGLRLPHQDKLDGRRPALCALSRVHMGATAAALALGARTFGELGRADDMARYSVMARKIYTRAREADTVPTAFERDKVNDFYRDPDPTDQMAVAAMELFALTDDETYLEQAKAYAPPAAKEVGWGDWNWLANAALAPHDAAAKQRLRDEMAGYVQHVRERGAPWGLPSRYVWGSLARWVGIANAARETARTHGPAPELDALYWGIVDYTFGRNNWGVSFLFDEQLPNTVRQLYSPVYRMLKVFPTGALSEGPGGRKLHDELSKWFKISPSDPFHRFNTPAGVFFDNETDFMCQEATITAQADAVLFLVLASLPGKN
- a CDS encoding bifunctional serine/threonine-protein kinase/formylglycine-generating enzyme family protein produces the protein MDEPIERTVFTPRSQAAVPSEVFNAGDVVGQYKIEKVLGAGGMGVVYLAQHIALKKKFAIKVLPAKLAQEASFVSRFKREAEMVARLKDPHVVNVTDFGESQGKLYLVLEYVDGGSLEDWFKLHAAKEKGAPAADVARIMGQILQGLSHAHKAGIIHRDLKPANVLMEKTGEAKISDFGLARVAAEEEYKKAGGTASPFQGDSVSTTGAIVGTIDFMSPEARNMRPSDARSDIYAVGIMTYYLLTGKKPHGLAQAASRLVPGLDPKWDKFMATCLAEDPANRYQTAAAALEALQLISGKPVRKSGPLVPVIAAVLVAVGGFAAWKFLGTSEPAPLVATPIQAVAKSEPAATAPTPAGPIQATPQAPTAPQSRKLALTGLPAGAQVIYRTRTQTANASGRVVIEGPVGTFAIKVRATGYLDWEGEVGLDPEAAEDTVPLELVPPHPVRFTGLPANAKISVNNDTLAVDASGAATFELRPGRLTVTATAPRYKDFAQEVEIQQSTQSVPLAMEKIPPPPEVVVDFGGGVLVKFKWIPPGSFSYGSKTGEPGLQRSDLPSTHAEITAGFYLAEYETTQQQHQALVGRNPSSSRALGDVTRPVEQIAWRDITGGGGSLEKLNALLKQQKLEYVADLPTEIEWEYACRAGTATSFNDGRNFSANDDPGLAGLAHYMRGAGLTAPSPVGKLKANAWGLYDMHGNVAEWTYNAKNPRDVVLRGGHFKVGAVHCRSASRIEVQASGRALDYMGYRLVLRPLEH